The sequence GTCTCCAATTCTCAGATAAACTTTAACTCTCCTTATATCAACAACGacatcttttcttttttcttttgttgttcatTGTTGTGTTTTGACTTATAGTGTTATTCTTTTTAGTAGATATGGTGAATCGGGGAAATCGGTTCCGCGAACCACTTCATGTATATTTACAAAACGGAGTTAATAAACGGTATTATTTCGAGTATCCGGGAGTCTTAGGAAGAGAGCACATCATTGCATGGCATATTCCGGATAATGACACTGGCAGAGCAGACAGAGTATTTAAAAGAGTCATTCCCGAACTCTTACATGAAAGGCAATTTAATTACCTTCTCAGATACCGTAGTTGGGGTACTTATAACGATGTGGTCTACTACCTTTTCGATGGGTATTGGAGAGAGTTGGTGAATTTTCCTTCGGAAAATATAGAGATGGTGGTTATGCAAATTGAGGAAAATGTTTATTATCCCTTCATGCTTGGACGCTTTCCTAAATTAGTCCTAAGGTAATTGTCTTTTTTATCTTACAACAATTATATATTTACTTCTTATTTTTCTTAATGAAAATTTTGAGACATCTTGATACTTCACTTTATGAAAATTTTGACAATCACAGGAATATTAAAACCCTTTGGTAGCTAGAAATGCTATATGCATGTGTGTATCGTTCCCTAAATGTTAAGGAATGTTGATGATTGATAGAGTCTTAGACTACTACGGTTTGAATGAGAACTGCAAGAAAGAACTTGAGGCCATTGGGGCAGTCTTGCTTCTCCAGCTTCAAAGTGGAAAGATGGTGTGAGAATATACATAATATGAGTGTTATGACTATTAAGCTCTAAATCCAATTCTATTTAACCTGAAGTATCCCCACTTTGTGGGAGTATCCCCAATTGTGGGTTCTTAAAAGTATATCTAATGTGTTAAAaatacaattttcttttattataaACTGCAGTTATCATAAAGATGAACATTTTAGTGGGACCCTATTACTTGGGCATCAAGTATCTAAAGTCTATAAGTAGAGCCCTAAATCTTTGTAAACGTACATGAAtaggatttctttcttcttcttttttctattttcCGTATCATTCTCTATTCATAACACGTAATCAACACGCCCTTCGCTGATCTATTAAGAGTTATTGGAGATTATTTTTTCTTCAGATCTTAtaatttacttatgaataattaaTTGATCTTCATATAACTATTTCGTTCGAAATCTAGTATTATAAAAATATTAATTGATTTTTATAGGAGGTTTAAATAATCTTTTAATTTTTTCTGTTTGATCTACATAAATATATTATGAACACAACTCTAACTCCTGAATGTTAGGCAATTAACGAAGATTATAACACAATCACTTGCCCATTTACGACTTATTTGATTTCCACCAATATGGTGTTGTGGAACTCAAAAAATCTTTTAATTCACTTATTTTGTTTAAGTCATGAATTCCTTATTTGAGTTACCGTTTGATTATACTTTcaagtatttttttttctcctttttttagtTGGGGTTAATATAATCGGctttattttaaaaagaaaaaactatcaTAAGCGTAGGATTGTTTCTTACTCAATAGATGATAGTAATATAAATTGTTATCTAAAAATCTATTTTGGTTTTGTCTTCCTAATTAACTTtcaaatttttcttctttgatcaacaattattttatatttttctctccttcttatcgctgtcatatgcgtcaaaaataatttcactttcctaaagtatatgataagaaagagttcgtttccacagagaagcaattgtagttattatgtattcaatttcttaaagtaaccaattgggggggatttttgatttttatgtaagcaataaaagtaaatcaaaagcaaagaaaatagtagattgtaatcaatgagagaaagatattggtcaaggagttcatcttctatcttaaacatgtgcttgcatacatgattagaattacaatttaatctcttttattatcaaaagcctagagtatcaagagagcaagatattctattgatttcctaagttcatcaacatacacattagagctacgtatgtgaattctacctaaagaataacctaacgcctttcgctaattaagttcaattcccaggagcattaagttgtggaaataggctaatcaatgcaattgccatacattgcgcatgacaactcggacaaaggtcaaactctacatatgattacaagaatgtatcactacaaaccgtaatcatatcatgctcttgtatttagggttatcgcttgatgaaaaatcctaaaatagctatggacaaggatgaaagttcaattaattggccacttaactaaccaaacatctaagtcctatcacaatacatcaatcatgtgattattaaaacaatagagatttgaacgataatcaagagagaaaactaatgcattaatcaatcacaagttgtagatataggactacatccttaaccaataataagagATTTAgctagctatggagttcatcataatcaataatcaaataaagaatatgaaaaataaatacgaaagcaaaccctagttgcggctatctccaaagctccaagtagaatacattatcccaaaagttgtagaagtcttctcttttatagctcctcttgttccaaaattaggtctaatcttcaaagtccattagataaaaatccatgtggcccaaaagtgagaaaaacccatgtagaaactctgccaaaaACGTCGTCGGAATGGCCGGAAGTTGGCCAGAAAAGTTATCGGAATAgtgtctcaggtgaccggcaaagtccgcccggtcaccggtcaaacggtTCAACTCGGTCAAAGTCAGGCGAGTCAAGTCGGTCAAAGTCAGACCGATTCAGAAGCTGACTCAAACAACTCAgctgagtcagagtctaactgACCTGACTTGTCAGGCCACTGTCTTGCTTAAGCCAGAACTGTGTgttgcacaatgatggtgcatcACACAGCTCAATCCAGCCATATCTACTGCTGCACGATCATTGTGCATAATGGCTCCTCCAGCCATATCTtatgctgcacaatcattgtgcttcactgCTATACTGCTCACACCTCAGCTGCAACTGCAATAACATTACCAGCATGACGAACTCCTCTCTTTTGTAGCTTCAGACACCACCACAAGCTTCAAATCAACTGCAGCTCGACATCAGTTAGGACCCTGCCATCTTCAACTCCTAAAACTGCACCCACTTCTAAGTCCAGCCTGCAATTTGACACAGCTGCAATTCCATCTGCTATATTCCACTAGCAACAGTTGCTACTCCAACTGCAACTCTACCAGCTGCTCAGCTCTTTGCAAACATTCTCCAACTCATTACTGCCAACAGTTTCTTCACTGCTTCCATCTCAAATCACTACCACTTCCATTCCCATCTCACCATCACTGGAACCCATTTGTTCTATATCTGCAGCTCATCATCACTTCCACATTCTTCCAGCCAACACTTCAGTCAAAACCCATAACGGCTGCATAACCATGACACCACACACAGCAGCACCGCTACCTGCAATCTCACTCTAGGAGCAACAACATTTGCTCTAGCAACCATTACAGAGCCACAACAGGCCATAACACTTCCTAGCCTAGTCTGCAATCAGCATCACTTGCACTCAACTCCATGAATCCATCCTTGACTGCAATCTTGAACTCCAGCTACACTTCTTAGCAGCATTAGATCCCTGCACCACAATGAATCATGCAAACAACATCAGCAAGCCACCTCATAGCATAACACAATATGTCTCAGCTCAAGCACAGATTCCTTCCTGGAATATTAACAACAAACAATAAACCCCATTCTTCTCAGCTCACATTTCTTTGTAAAACCTCAATCAAATCTTCACTGCCTCTAGCTTCCTGCAGTCTCAGTTCAAACCCTACCGCTCCTCTCTTGATCTCACAGCAACATAATCCTGTCAAAAACCCTTTAAGCACAATATCATTTTCTCGACCAACAAACATTATCAGATTCAAGCTCCAAACCAACAAACCCATTTCGAATTCAACACCCATTCTCGATCTCTGATTCCATTCCCTGTCCATCTGATTCATACCCATAACTCACCTCATCAAtgtctccaccagaaacaactcaGATCCCCTTTTTGCTACCAATTACCAATTGAATCCAAACCCAGCTTGTAATTTCCTTCTTAAATTCAATTTCTCCTCAATTCCCATCTCAATAGAACACCAACGCAGATTCAACTCAAAACCCACTCTTTCATATCCCTTGAAATCTCAGAATACTCATTAGTTGTTCCTCTCTGAAGCATCAACACCTAGAACAATGGTAGAAGCCCATTTCAATTTCTTCACTTCATCTCGCCCCTGAATTTCAGCTCCTCTTCTCTCAATTCCTCGATCTGTTTCTTGGTTATAACAGCAGCAGCTTGCGCTGCTTTTCTTCAtttctcaatttcagatgtacGAAATGATTAAGAAAGAAGAGGATTCTTCTCGATATAGGGTTAGGCTGGATTTGGGTGCTAACAGCACACCCATCCTTTGGATAAGGGCTAAACTGGCTTCCCCTTAACCACAACTGACTGTCTTTAGTACTCCTCCAAAATAGAGTTACCCCTTAACTCGGCTTCTGATAGTGTTTGCTTGTGCAAAGACGATTCCTCcctcttacttctcagattcactttctctcttcaatttcaattcatcactaaagctgtcataTTTTTCAGACAAATAATTTTCATCACTAaaaccgacatgcttttcagacatagatgaagaaataaaacaaatcaTGAGAAGTAGTTCACCTCCAACAACATTTGTATCTTTTTTTCCATGTTctccttcttttgttccaaatgactccaaagtatctaaatactcaaaaacaaacataagatacataatttacaagaaaacctagcaaagaaaacataaatactagatataaaattagttgttttagacacctatcaaattcccccacacttagactttgatagtcctcgagaaaatcaaacaaaataattataaaacatacatacaactccgtgtcgctgaggatacggttactcttagcatgaataacaggcctttgaacccttaggtgtccctagtggacgagttatagtctcgtgaaagtttacaagaggtgtacctacaaaatcttctcttccaaaatccagctactTGTGACAATTTAATGAcactaaacaattttttttattcgaTGGCATACAGTCAATggttataggaggaagtacccactttcgaatccaattcactcataaattagtaatatagcttaATCAGagagttgaacacaaccacaatactcagaatctaatcaaccacaatcacatgaaaagattaagaagatggatatagaaagtagatggtggcgaactgttgactaaggtgaacagtgtttcccatatctgtctaaaggtcactgccaaaacaaacctaaaaaccctattggattgagctactggtctgaattctaataccaacacagctggcatatacaagggagccAGCGGTCGACAaccttaattctagatcaattcactggcatatacaagggaaccagtgatcgattttattcaacataataatatttttttcttttcttttctttttttttcttttcatttttttcattttttttcaatgacatcatgattggatcttgtggatccaagcgcatgtttcttgtcagcagattacatgatagttcccttggatcctacactccacgcttgcttaggcgacgaagacagggagaacacataaatattgctttatccaagtgccaaatttattccttttggtcaattggtcagtcttttttttagtaactcaatcacactatttcatcctagcagtgataacaatttgatgttcgtgccccaccaattcacttagagaaacaataaataaatatggaaaaataaaaatagaacatgatatggtgacgactccgagatatggtgacaactaacatattatgtatttttatattttgttcgttttcatatgaatagactctactaatgggttcctcaactcctacaaccacgatgtttccattagtgtaaggcacaagttgctagactttggagtttatcattgtttttttttcttctgttttttctatttttttctaatgttttcactaaaggcatcaaatcaactaactatacaaacatataaatgctcccccacacttaagctttacattgtcctcaatgtagaaTTCAAAGTagagttcaaggtgggaaattccgcaaataatatgcaaaaacaaagataaaatgcttaaaaataaaaagataaatataaagataaagatacaaaaccggtgggttgcctcccatttagcgcttggtttaaagtcgtcaaccCGACTTTCTCCTTGCTTTCTaaggctcctccagagggagtacttccacaaggttaactccttccacgatttccgaagagaagttctcgtagtatggcttcaaccggtgcccatttactttaagttcatttcctgtagataaactacgaatttccactgcaccatgagaaaacacattagtcacaataaaaggtccaatccaacgtgaccttaatttacccgaaaATAATTGCAagagagaattaaacaaaagcactttctgcccaatgcaaaattgtttctttgtgatcatactatcatgaaatgctttagccttttatttgtaaatccgtgagctttcaaatgcatcattgcgaatctcctctaactcttgaagttgcaacttcctttgccttccagcaccatccaactccatgttgcattgcttaatagcccaaaacgcattatgctcaatttccacggtaagtgacaaggtttaccatacacaagcctaaagggagacatcccaataggtgtcttgtatgcggttctatatgcccacaaagcatcattaagtcgcatgctccaatctttccttgtcgtattcaccgtcttctcaagaatagatttcacctcccggttggaaacctcggcttgtccatttgtttgtggatggtagggtgttgcaatcctatgcgacacattgtacttccttaacaagctttgcaagaacctgtttttgaagtgtgagCCTCCATCTCTAATTATAGCTCTCGGAATTCCAAACCTTACAAatatatttgcttgcacaaaatctgaaacaactttagaatcattagttgtggtagccttagcttccacccatttcgagacataatccatAACAAGCAAaatataataattcccactagaattgacaaaagggcccataaattCAATTCCtcatacatcaaaaacctcaacaaattgaataatagtttgtggcatttgatttcgagcacctagatttcctgttctttggcacctatcacatgtgatacaaaatgcatgtgcatccttaaacaaagttggccaaaagaaaccacattctagtaccttgagagcggttcgcttgctcccaaaatgtcctccacaagcatatgagtggcaaaaaagacaagatagtattaaattctgattcgggaacgca comes from Papaver somniferum cultivar HN1 chromosome 7, ASM357369v1, whole genome shotgun sequence and encodes:
- the LOC113300262 gene encoding uncharacterized protein LOC113300262, with protein sequence MGMNQMDREWNQRSRMGVEFEMGLLVWSLNLIMFVGRENDIVLKGFLTGLCCCEIKRGAVGFELRLQEARGSEDLIEVLQRNGSNAAKKCSWSSRLQSRMDSWS